GGGTGTTTACTTCGCAGGAGCACTCGCTCTTCGAAAAATTCGAATTGCCTCAAGCGATCATCCTTCCACCCGAACTTTTTAAAAAACTGGATGTGGTGGGAACGCGAGCGCCGCTGTTGTGCAGGCCTCTCCCACAACTGGAGACTTGGTCGGCGGAATCCTCCTACAGCGGCCTCCAGCTTCTGTGTGCATTGGGTGACCCGAATAACCTCGGGGCTCTTTTAAGAAGCGCGCTGGCTTTTAATGTGTCGTCAGTCGTGCTGCTGAAAGAGTGCTGTCACCCGTTTCATCCCAAGGTGATTAAGTCGTCGGCGGGAGCCTGCTTTCACATTCCTCTAATGACCGGCCCATCGATTAACGAACTCCCATCGAACATGGGCGAAACATTAGCCCTAGACATGACGGGATCCCCCTTAGAGAAGTATTCCTTCCCGAAAAACTTCCGTATCCTCCTGGGTGAAGAGGGCTTAGGGATTCCCAAAAACATCCCCCTTAAAAAACTATCCATCCCCATGAACGACAAAGTCGAATCCCTCAACGCCACCGTCGCCGCGAGCCTCGTCTTCTACGCCCACAACACTCAAATGTCCGGAAGGTACGCCGATACTTTTTGAGAACCAGCGCGGCAAACTCCCAAACATCAATATCTTAATGCGCTGGTTCTCAAAAAGTATCGGCGTACCTTCCGGACAATGTCACTTTTGGTGGGGGGTGGGCTGACGATTTTTGGCTTTGTTGAGAGGGTGGCAGCTCTGATTGTTTTTTGTAAATCAAAAAAGCTATTAAATTCAATAGCTTACGCGTTTCCTCTTTAG
This sequence is a window from Bdellovibrionales bacterium. Protein-coding genes within it:
- a CDS encoding RNA methyltransferase, coding for MTISKTRIKKIESPSNSIYKQLLELSTSRGMQEHGQCLVSGEKIIEEHLSEASFKDMFWVFTSQEHSLFEKFELPQAIILPPELFKKLDVVGTRAPLLCRPLPQLETWSAESSYSGLQLLCALGDPNNLGALLRSALAFNVSSVVLLKECCHPFHPKVIKSSAGACFHIPLMTGPSINELPSNMGETLALDMTGSPLEKYSFPKNFRILLGEEGLGIPKNIPLKKLSIPMNDKVESLNATVAASLVFYAHNTQMSGRYADTF